From Capra hircus breed San Clemente chromosome 1, ASM170441v1, whole genome shotgun sequence, the proteins below share one genomic window:
- the CHST2 gene encoding carbohydrate sulfotransferase 2: MSRSPPRALPAGAPLGLLPAAPAAGPRALLPPWPRRLGRRWPASPLGMKVFRRKALVLCAGYALLLVLTMLNLLDYKWHKEPLQQCSPDGSLGAGAGAASGGWGRPGPPPAVPPRAHTRLDPRTPYRPPVAAVQAAPAVAAGAARAAAPPGNGSRGGGDKRQLVYVFTTWRSGSSFFGELFNQNPEVFFLYEPVWHVWQKLYPGDAVSLQGAARDMLSALYRCDLSVFQLYSPAGSGGRNLTTLGIFGAATNKVVCSSPLCPAYRKEVVGLVDDRVCKKCPPQRLARFEEECRKYRTLVIKGVRVFDVAVLAPLLRDPALDLKVIHLVRDPRAVASSRIRSRHGLIRESLQVVRSRDPRAHRMPFLEAPGHKLGVKKESMGGPADYHALGAMEVICNSMAKTLQTALQPPDWLQGHYLVVRYEDLVGDPVKTLRRVYDFVGLLVSPEMEQFALNMTSGSGSSSKPFVVSARNATQAANAWRTALTFQQIKQVEEFCYQPMAVLGYERVNSPEEVKDLSKTLLRKPRL, encoded by the coding sequence ATGAGCCGCAGCCCGCCGCGAGCCCTACCCGCGGGCGCGCCCCTCGGGTTGCTCCCAGCCGCGCCcgccgccgggccgcgcgccctGCTCCCGCCGTGGCCCCGGCGCCTGGGTCGCCGCTGGCCTGCGTCCCCACTCGGAATGAAGGTGTTCCGCAGGAAGGCGCTGGTGCTCTGCGCGGGCTATGCGCTGCTGCTGGTGCTCACCATGCTCAACCTCCTGGACTACAAGTGGCACAAGGAGCCGTTGCAGCAGTGCAGCCCCGACGGGTCGCTGGGTGCCGGGGCGGGGGCGGCTTCGGGCGGCTGGGGGCGCCCAGGACCTCCTCCAGCCGTGCCGCCCCGCGCACACACCCGCTTGGATCCCCGGACCCCGTACCGCCCGCCCGTCGCCGCAGTCCAGGCAGCTCCGGCAGTCGCGGCCGGGGCGGCGCGGGCCGCAGCCCCTCCAGGTAATGGCAGTCGGGGCGGCGGGGACAAGAGGCAGTTGGTGTACGTGTTCACCACGTGGCGCTCAGGCTCGTCCTTCTTCGGCGAGCTTTTCAACCAGAACCCCGAAGTGTTCTTCCTCTACGAGCCGGTGTGGCACGTGTGGCAGAAACTGTACCCGGGGGACGCCGTCTCCCTGCAAGGGGCGGCGCGGGACATGCTGAGCGCTCTCTACCGCTGCGACCTCTCGGTCTTCCAGCTGTACAGCCCCGCCGGCAGTGGGGGGCGCAACCTCACCACACTGGGCATCTTCGGTGCGGCCACCAATAAGGTGGTGTGCTCTTCGCCGCTGTGCCCCGCCTACCGCAAGGAGGTTGTGGGACTGGTGGACGACCGCGTGTGCAAGAAGTGCCCGCCGCAGCGCCTGGCGCGCTTCGAGGAGGAGTGCCGCAAGTACCGCACGCTGGTTATCAAGGGTGTTCGGGTCTTCGACGTGGCGGTATTGGCGCCACTGTTGCGAGACCCGGCCCTGGACCTCAAGGTCATTCATCTGGTGCGGGACCCCCGCGCTGTGGCCAGCTCACGCATTCGCTCGCGCCACGGTCTCATCCGTGAAAGCCTGCAGGTGGTGCGCAGCCGGGACCCCCGAGCCCACCGCATGCCCTTCCTGGAGGCCCCCGGCCACAAACTGGGCGTCAAGAAGGAGAGCATGGGAGGGCCGGCAGACTACCACGCGCTTGGCGCCATGGAGGTCATCTGCAACAGCATGGCCAAGACGCTGCAGACGGCCCTGCAGCCCCCTGACTGGCTGCAGGGCCACTACCTGGTGGTGCGGTACGAGGACTTGGTGGGAGACCCCGTCAAAACCCTACGGAGGGTGTACGACTTTGTGGGGCTGTTGGTGAGCCCCGAAATGGAGCAGTTTGCACTCAACATGACTAGTGGCTCAGGCTCCTCCTCCAAGCCTTTTGTGGTGTCAGCCCGCAACGCCACACAGGCCGCCAACGCCTGGCGGACCGCCCTCACCTTCCAGCAGATTAAACAGGTGGAGGAGTTTTGCTACCAGCCGATGGCCGTGTTGGGCTACGAGCGCGTCAATAGCCCTGAGGAGGTCAAAGACCTCAGCAAGACCCTGCTCCGGAAACCCCGACTCTGA